In Chlamydia serpentis, the following are encoded in one genomic region:
- a CDS encoding HAD family hydrolase — protein sequence MYVNDYEVFFFDLDGLLVDTEPCFYRAFLQACGEFSIDVHWDFFNYYSHTTLGIEIFSKKFIEQYPEAQAYIKQILKRRWEIYQASLQNIVPPLMPGVDAFIELLLSLDKKFGVVTNSPREATSPLCKTYPILNKFLFWVTRENYLRPKPYGDSYRYAYQTFASEGEKVIGFEDSVKGLRALSSIPATLVCINSLVQITPEDCPELKDKEYFFYQSFNDVIEQCLQQKLL from the coding sequence ATGTATGTAAATGATTATGAAGTTTTCTTTTTTGATTTAGATGGATTGCTTGTAGATACGGAACCTTGTTTTTATCGGGCATTTTTACAAGCCTGTGGTGAGTTTTCTATAGATGTTCATTGGGATTTTTTTAACTATTATAGTCATACTACTTTAGGTATAGAAATTTTTAGTAAAAAGTTTATAGAACAATATCCTGAAGCACAAGCCTATATTAAGCAGATCCTTAAGAGAAGGTGGGAAATTTATCAGGCTTCTTTACAAAACATAGTTCCTCCGCTAATGCCTGGAGTTGATGCCTTTATAGAACTCCTATTATCATTAGATAAAAAATTTGGAGTGGTCACTAATTCTCCAAGAGAGGCGACCAGCCCGTTGTGTAAGACCTATCCCATTTTAAATAAATTTTTATTTTGGGTGACTCGAGAAAATTATTTGCGCCCTAAGCCGTATGGGGATAGCTACCGCTATGCTTACCAGACTTTTGCTAGTGAAGGGGAAAAAGTCATTGGGTTTGAAGATTCTGTGAAGGGACTTCGAGCTCTCTCTTCTATTCCTGCAACTTTGGTTTGCATTAATTCTCTAGTACAGATAACTCCTGAAGATTGTCCTGAGCTTAAGGATAAAGAATATTTCTTTTATCAATCGTTTAATGACGTTATAGAGCAATGCTTACAGCAAAAGTTATTATAA
- a CDS encoding two-component system sensor histidine kinase NtrB, whose amino-acid sequence MNAHDPENLDLSTYELLNIKARITQSYKEASAILTAIPDGIILLSETGHFLICNSQAREILGLDENLEVLNKCFTDVLPETCLGFSIHEALKSLKIPKTLRLSLCRDSKEKEVELFIRKNEISGYLFIQIRDRSDYKQLENAIERYKNIAELGKMAATLAHEIRNPLSGIVGFASILKKEISSPRHQRMLSSIISGTRSLNNLVCSMLEYTKAQPLNLKIINLQDFFSTLIPLLSISFPNCKIEKETSQPLLRSIDPDRMNSVIWNLVKNAAETGVSPITLILHKSGEISVTNPGDIPPDIIDKLFTPFFTTKRDGNGLGLAEAQKIIRLHGGDILLKREDANVTFSIVLPELQGDSQEESSEIILKS is encoded by the coding sequence ATGAACGCCCATGACCCAGAAAATCTCGATCTTTCTACCTATGAACTATTAAATATCAAAGCTCGTATCACTCAATCTTATAAAGAAGCAAGTGCTATACTTACCGCTATTCCGGATGGCATCATTTTACTTTCTGAAACAGGACATTTTCTCATCTGTAATTCACAAGCACGTGAAATTCTAGGATTAGACGAAAACTTAGAAGTCCTTAATAAATGTTTTACTGATGTTCTTCCAGAAACATGTCTTGGTTTTTCGATTCATGAGGCTCTCAAATCCTTAAAAATCCCCAAAACTCTCAGGCTTTCTCTATGCCGAGATTCTAAAGAAAAAGAAGTTGAACTCTTTATTCGTAAAAATGAAATCAGTGGTTACCTATTTATCCAAATCAGAGATCGTTCGGACTACAAGCAACTAGAAAATGCTATAGAAAGATATAAAAACATTGCTGAACTTGGAAAAATGGCTGCTACCCTAGCCCACGAAATTCGCAATCCCCTAAGTGGAATCGTAGGATTTGCTTCTATACTCAAAAAGGAAATTTCCTCTCCTCGGCACCAACGCATGCTCTCGTCTATAATCTCTGGTACAAGATCTCTAAATAACCTTGTATGCTCTATGCTGGAATATACAAAAGCTCAACCCTTAAACCTCAAAATTATAAATTTACAAGATTTTTTTTCAACCCTTATCCCGCTACTGTCAATTTCCTTCCCTAATTGTAAAATTGAAAAAGAAACCTCTCAACCTTTACTCAGATCGATAGATCCGGATCGTATGAACAGCGTGATTTGGAATCTAGTAAAAAATGCTGCGGAAACAGGGGTCTCACCCATTACTTTGATTCTACACAAGTCTGGAGAAATTTCGGTAACAAACCCTGGAGACATTCCTCCTGATATCATAGACAAGCTCTTCACACCATTCTTCACAACGAAAAGAGATGGCAATGGCTTGGGACTTGCTGAAGCTCAAAAAATTATCCGGCTCCACGGAGGAGATATACTCTTAAAAAGAGAGGACGCGAACGTGACTTTCTCGATAGTACTTCCAGAGCTCCAAGGAGATTCACAAGAAGAGTCTTCAGAAATAATTCTTAAATCATAA
- a CDS encoding IncA family protein, with the protein MSGIAQNNNVVQIPGLARGEGNLIALSPLTPQERGELVAPIEQGWHHTIVKVSLVVLSLLVIVGGALLLTLLPGVPLFIGASAIALGGVLLILVLFLFLIESGVCPKRREAEPLDFPPLKDKASEISELQAEMSRVLQESSLCDFLKNKNSNDPEVLAQVLEAFKDCQACLAVFERKLRCKEEQFHRSFAIIAAQDPQGKYELLIELLEIRSRVADQLEKNSRDYYTFISGTFVCPPEGEKEIVRLQNKIRFAEQIWGDLERKLDEKQNQIKGHCLRITQFLSNIREGHKREASIKLDEGRELSYEERTHLEGLFKQQNQMLNTCFSELKNFYKLQKDYRQAGTNLKALKKQLLSTEFTFLGSNLLYRDFKVKYLEQHEHYKVLREQLNQLEARCNRLQGEAQFDQDADKKSAIAWIEERTRLNNELLDYQNAHRKQSKKISGLETMLLEYKENLQETERELEELQVKYARIVEEKITRELALTSSLDDMSKLYQASQTELATLQEQLLPKDEETLPSLDGEWVAVGEHTSQLKILVDANQALTLQINEKDAKIQKLLNEMKEDEKVLADLQSQIAEHKKTIVSLEKMNEQVYQDFAEVQRKYELILSPPTSPEKSKSRQEVILEMQLVQLQEENEQLRIQIARLEELLRAKEGDS; encoded by the coding sequence ATGTCAGGAATAGCCCAAAATAACAATGTTGTTCAGATCCCTGGTTTAGCTAGGGGAGAGGGGAACCTCATTGCATTATCTCCGTTGACACCTCAAGAAAGAGGGGAGCTAGTTGCTCCCATTGAGCAAGGTTGGCATCATACTATTGTTAAGGTCAGCCTCGTAGTTCTCTCTCTTCTAGTTATTGTAGGAGGAGCTCTGCTACTAACACTACTTCCCGGGGTCCCCCTATTTATTGGAGCTAGTGCTATTGCTTTGGGTGGCGTTTTACTTATTTTAGTTTTATTCTTATTTCTAATTGAGTCGGGCGTATGTCCTAAAAGGAGGGAGGCAGAGCCTCTCGATTTCCCTCCTCTTAAAGACAAGGCTAGTGAGATTTCTGAATTGCAAGCAGAGATGAGTCGTGTGCTTCAAGAGTCTTCCTTGTGTGATTTCCTTAAGAACAAGAATTCAAACGACCCCGAGGTTTTGGCACAGGTCTTAGAGGCTTTTAAGGATTGCCAAGCATGTCTTGCTGTATTTGAGAGAAAACTGCGTTGTAAAGAGGAGCAGTTTCATCGTTCTTTCGCTATTATAGCAGCACAGGACCCTCAAGGGAAATATGAACTCCTGATAGAACTTCTTGAGATCCGTAGTCGGGTTGCCGATCAACTAGAGAAGAACTCTCGCGATTACTACACATTTATTTCAGGAACTTTTGTCTGCCCTCCTGAAGGCGAAAAAGAAATTGTTCGTCTACAAAACAAAATAAGATTCGCTGAGCAGATATGGGGCGATCTGGAAAGGAAGCTCGATGAGAAACAGAACCAAATTAAAGGGCACTGCCTCCGTATAACTCAATTCTTAAGTAATATAAGAGAAGGCCATAAACGAGAAGCATCAATTAAACTAGATGAAGGGCGAGAATTAAGTTATGAAGAGAGAACTCATCTCGAGGGTCTGTTCAAACAACAAAATCAAATGCTCAACACCTGCTTTAGTGAACTAAAGAATTTTTATAAACTACAAAAAGATTATCGCCAAGCAGGAACTAATTTAAAAGCTTTAAAGAAGCAGTTGCTCAGCACTGAATTCACTTTTTTAGGTTCTAATTTGTTATATCGGGACTTTAAAGTTAAATACCTAGAGCAACACGAACATTACAAGGTGCTCCGAGAGCAGTTAAATCAACTAGAAGCACGGTGTAATAGATTACAGGGGGAAGCCCAGTTTGATCAAGATGCGGATAAGAAGAGTGCGATCGCTTGGATTGAAGAAAGAACTAGACTGAATAACGAATTGCTTGATTATCAAAACGCACACAGGAAACAGTCTAAAAAAATCTCAGGGCTTGAAACAATGCTTCTTGAGTACAAAGAGAATTTGCAGGAAACTGAGCGAGAGCTAGAGGAATTACAAGTAAAGTATGCGAGGATTGTAGAAGAGAAGATTACGAGAGAGCTTGCGTTAACCTCATCACTAGATGATATGTCTAAACTATATCAAGCGAGTCAGACTGAACTTGCTACTTTGCAGGAGCAACTTTTGCCGAAGGACGAGGAGACGCTGCCATCATTAGATGGGGAATGGGTCGCAGTTGGTGAGCACACTTCACAGTTGAAAATCCTCGTTGATGCAAATCAAGCTTTGACGCTTCAGATAAACGAGAAAGACGCAAAAATCCAGAAACTGCTTAACGAAATGAAAGAAGATGAAAAGGTACTTGCGGATTTGCAGTCCCAAATAGCGGAACATAAGAAAACAATAGTGTCTCTTGAAAAGATGAATGAACAAGTATATCAAGATTTTGCGGAAGTTCAAAGGAAATACGAGTTGATTCTCTCTCCTCCTACTTCTCCAGAGAAGTCGAAGAGTAGACAGGAAGTAATACTAGAGATGCAGCTAGTACAGCTGCAAGAAGAAAATGAACAACTTCGAATCCAGATAGCAAGATTAGAGGAACTTTTACGAGCTAAGGAAGGAGATTCATAG
- a CDS encoding sigma-54-dependent transcriptional regulator: MVIKKILVVDDEPLIRDFLSELLLSHGYTADTAENLKSALQMIKNQKYDLIISDMSMPDGSGLDLIKATKQSSPHTPVLVITAYGSIENAVEAMHQGAFNYLTKPFSSEALFAFISKAEELKDLVHENLFLYSQTTLDSHPLIAESKAMKDLLTIAKKAASSSANIFIHGESGCGKEVLSFFIHQNSPRANHRYIKVNCAAIPETLLESEFFGHEKGAFTGATTKKAGRFELAHKGTLLLDEITEVPINLQAKLLRAIQEKEIEHLGGTKTLAVDVRILATSNRDPREAIQDKNFRQDLYYRLNVIPLYLPPLRERRDDILPLSNYFLNKFCRINNTPQKTLSPKAQELLLDYPWPGNIRELSNVLERVVILENTSLLTEDMLALA; this comes from the coding sequence ATGGTGATAAAAAAAATATTGGTTGTTGATGACGAGCCCTTAATTCGAGATTTTTTATCTGAACTCCTTCTTTCCCACGGATATACTGCTGATACTGCTGAAAATCTAAAAAGTGCTCTGCAAATGATCAAAAATCAAAAATATGATCTGATCATATCAGATATGAGCATGCCTGACGGTTCTGGACTAGACTTGATCAAGGCTACAAAGCAAAGCTCTCCGCATACGCCTGTTCTTGTGATTACTGCTTATGGAAGTATAGAGAATGCTGTCGAGGCCATGCACCAAGGAGCTTTTAATTACTTAACAAAACCATTTTCCTCAGAAGCTCTTTTTGCCTTTATTTCTAAGGCTGAAGAACTTAAGGATTTAGTCCATGAGAATTTGTTTCTATACTCCCAGACAACTCTAGATTCTCACCCATTGATAGCAGAAAGTAAGGCTATGAAGGATCTCCTTACAATAGCAAAAAAGGCTGCCTCAAGCTCGGCAAATATTTTCATTCACGGTGAATCAGGGTGCGGGAAGGAGGTTCTCTCCTTTTTTATCCATCAGAACTCTCCTCGAGCGAACCATCGTTATATCAAGGTTAACTGCGCAGCAATTCCCGAAACCCTACTAGAATCTGAATTTTTTGGTCATGAAAAAGGAGCATTTACAGGAGCAACTACAAAAAAAGCAGGGCGTTTCGAACTTGCCCATAAAGGGACCCTTTTACTAGATGAAATTACAGAAGTGCCTATAAACCTCCAGGCTAAGCTTCTTAGAGCAATCCAAGAAAAAGAAATAGAACATCTTGGAGGAACAAAAACTCTTGCGGTAGATGTTCGTATTCTGGCCACATCAAATCGTGACCCTAGAGAAGCTATCCAAGACAAAAATTTCCGTCAAGATCTCTATTATCGCTTAAACGTCATTCCTCTGTACCTTCCTCCACTACGAGAACGACGCGACGATATTCTCCCCCTCTCGAACTATTTCCTTAATAAGTTCTGCCGCATTAACAATACCCCCCAAAAGACCCTTTCCCCCAAAGCTCAAGAACTGCTTCTTGACTACCCGTGGCCAGGCAATATCCGAGAACTTTCTAATGTTCTTGAACGAGTCGTTATTTTAGAAAATACCTCCTTACTCACTGAGGATATGCTTGCCTTAGCTTAA
- a CDS encoding HPF/RaiA family ribosome-associated protein: MRSHRKRLPSKSLLSKESTVNIEISTKSFHLSIPLKELILEKSRHLPPMDSIHIVLTSHKDKLGTEVHVVASHGKEILQTKVQNSNPYTAVISAFKKIRTMANKHYNKRKDKTKHDLGLAAKEELIAIQKEQEDHIGDEWLPFEALDAWDSLKTLGYVPASEKKKISKKKISIRMLSQEEAIRHLEAVQENFLIFLNEHEHKIQCIYKKHDGNYVLIEPSLKPGFRI, translated from the coding sequence ATGAGATCTCACCGTAAACGATTGCCATCCAAAAGCTTATTATCAAAAGAATCTACTGTCAATATAGAGATCTCAACAAAATCTTTTCATCTATCTATCCCGCTAAAAGAGCTTATCTTAGAGAAAAGCCGCCATCTGCCTCCTATGGACAGTATTCACATAGTATTGACCTCACATAAAGATAAGCTGGGAACTGAAGTTCATGTTGTAGCTTCTCACGGTAAAGAAATTTTACAAACCAAAGTCCAGAACAGCAATCCGTATACTGCAGTTATCAGTGCGTTTAAGAAAATTCGCACGATGGCAAATAAACACTACAATAAACGTAAGGATAAAACAAAACATGATCTAGGTCTTGCGGCAAAAGAAGAGCTTATCGCAATACAAAAAGAACAAGAAGATCATATTGGTGATGAATGGCTACCTTTTGAAGCTCTAGATGCCTGGGACTCTCTAAAAACTCTTGGATATGTTCCTGCTTCAGAAAAAAAGAAGATCTCCAAGAAAAAGATCTCTATCCGTATGCTATCTCAAGAGGAAGCCATTCGCCATCTAGAAGCTGTACAGGAAAATTTCCTAATCTTCTTGAATGAGCATGAGCATAAAATCCAATGCATTTATAAAAAACATGACGGTAACTATGTCCTTATCGAACCCTCCCTTAAACCAGGATTCCGGATCTGA
- a CDS encoding type I restriction enzyme HsdR N-terminal domain-containing protein, which yields MSLSNPPLNQDSGSEDLNPQAHLFDLIRNRELLSTPEEKVRQELLFLLTCKLNYPRNLIIIEKELKTLLPLLARKGTLLPKRRPDILIITPPLYIDAEGISHNLGDPKPLLLIECKALNINQSALKQVLSYNYCIGATCLAMASKRTQLSALFNPKTHTLNFYPGLPEYSQLLKYFASLNL from the coding sequence ATGTCCTTATCGAACCCTCCCTTAAACCAGGATTCCGGATCTGAGGATCTCAACCCGCAAGCTCATCTCTTCGATCTCATCAGAAATCGAGAGTTACTATCTACTCCCGAAGAAAAAGTTCGGCAAGAATTGTTGTTCCTTCTTACCTGTAAACTGAACTATCCTAGGAACCTTATCATCATAGAGAAAGAATTAAAAACACTTCTCCCTCTATTAGCACGCAAAGGGACCCTCCTCCCAAAGCGCCGTCCCGATATCCTTATTATTACACCTCCCTTATATATAGATGCTGAAGGAATATCTCATAATCTTGGAGATCCTAAACCCTTATTACTCATTGAATGCAAAGCCCTAAACATCAATCAAAGTGCCTTAAAACAAGTCCTCAGCTATAATTATTGTATTGGAGCCACATGCCTTGCTATGGCAAGCAAACGCACTCAACTATCAGCACTCTTCAATCCCAAAACACACACCCTGAACTTTTATCCTGGCCTTCCAGAATACTCTCAACTCCTTAAATACTTTGCTTCATTAAACTTATAG
- a CDS encoding RMD1 family protein — protein MRCTAYCTASAYNLHVLFHLLKPRYPTILSREYVLANLDNAQESNQLAIFFPFGVAVFWGWEESEEIKLLQAIITASPEILPQPEIDCYNFHYGDKLQIRRDRLTLADTTLNTKLAIAFGLAQSAKLTTFETTIYKTIEDSKRLPQDLATKGKISMSRKAIAKKIGKLFLDKASVNLHSDILDEPDFFWDHPETQAIYRDVLSCLDIGARINVLNHRLTILGDVLEILNDQLNHQHSSSLEWTIIWLIMLEFSVALLKDVFNVI, from the coding sequence ATGCGTTGCACTGCCTACTGTACAGCATCAGCTTATAACCTCCACGTCCTTTTCCACCTACTAAAACCACGCTATCCTACAATACTATCTAGAGAATACGTTCTTGCCAACCTAGACAATGCACAAGAAAGTAATCAATTAGCAATTTTTTTTCCCTTTGGAGTTGCGGTGTTCTGGGGATGGGAGGAGTCCGAAGAAATTAAACTATTGCAAGCGATAATTACAGCTTCACCAGAAATTCTCCCTCAACCCGAAATTGATTGTTATAATTTTCATTATGGAGATAAGTTACAAATCCGAAGAGATCGACTAACTCTTGCTGATACCACATTAAATACAAAACTTGCCATTGCATTTGGTCTCGCACAATCAGCAAAACTGACAACTTTCGAAACTACAATTTATAAAACTATAGAAGATTCAAAACGACTTCCCCAAGATCTTGCTACTAAAGGGAAGATTTCTATGTCTCGGAAAGCAATTGCGAAGAAAATTGGTAAGCTATTCTTAGACAAAGCCTCAGTAAATTTGCATTCTGATATATTGGATGAACCAGATTTCTTTTGGGACCATCCAGAGACCCAAGCCATTTATCGTGATGTTTTGAGCTGTCTAGATATTGGAGCAAGAATCAATGTCCTCAACCATCGTTTGACAATTCTCGGTGATGTTTTAGAAATTCTTAATGACCAACTAAATCACCAACACTCCTCATCTTTAGAATGGACGATTATATGGTTAATTATGTTAGAATTTTCTGTAGCCCTGCTTAAAGATGTTTTCAATGTCATTTAA
- the yidD gene encoding membrane protein insertion efficiency factor YidD, with protein MSFKHFIQQTPSRLCLFVIHMYQWTVSPLLGSSCRFFPSCSHYAAQALKSHGFLVGCWLSIKRIGKCGPWHPGGIDLVPMTTLEEALEPCQAINDHELIDFSE; from the coding sequence ATGTCATTTAAACATTTTATTCAACAGACCCCCTCACGCTTGTGTTTATTTGTCATTCACATGTATCAATGGACGGTTTCCCCTCTTCTCGGTTCCTCTTGTAGATTTTTTCCTTCCTGTTCTCACTATGCAGCACAAGCCTTAAAATCACATGGCTTCCTTGTAGGATGCTGGCTTTCTATAAAAAGAATCGGGAAGTGTGGGCCTTGGCATCCTGGAGGGATTGATCTCGTCCCTATGACGACTTTGGAGGAAGCTTTAGAACCTTGCCAGGCAATAAACGATCATGAGTTAATCGATTTCTCTGAATAA
- a CDS encoding LysM peptidoglycan-binding domain-containing protein — MTSKRKIRWLWQVLILSLGLNMLFLLLFYSAIFRKDIYKLHLFSGPLIAKSSCKVDLSEDFLKDMSNASLEELFSLLKDETYLYGRPLKLWALSMLMIAHHIDITPVLSKPLTYTTLTGPSVQWLLPNIDNKEFSVIIEYLQSRKYPYTSKGLFLILEKTVEEGWVDEDCLYHFCLTPEFLYLRTLLAGAEIRASSIASLARMVIRCGAELFFALCSEENRNTIISDAQRQKILKSYLDCEESLAALLLLVHDSDAVLHEFCDEDLQKVIRLLPENSPYSHDFLSKLSCSPRREQLSKSDLIRDAVIVQENQDREYIIQEGDSLWLIARKFGIPMEKIIQRNRLTHDRLLPGKVLKLPPKSS, encoded by the coding sequence ATGACTTCAAAAAGAAAGATTAGGTGGCTCTGGCAGGTATTGATTCTAAGCCTTGGCTTGAACATGCTCTTTTTACTACTATTTTACTCTGCAATATTTCGCAAAGATATTTATAAGCTACATTTATTTTCAGGACCTCTAATTGCAAAGAGTAGTTGTAAGGTTGACCTCTCCGAAGATTTTCTGAAGGATATGTCTAATGCATCTTTAGAAGAATTATTTTCTTTGCTTAAAGATGAGACCTATCTTTATGGCAGGCCTCTAAAGCTTTGGGCATTGAGTATGTTGATGATTGCGCACCATATAGACATTACTCCTGTGCTATCCAAGCCTTTGACTTATACAACATTGACAGGACCATCAGTACAATGGCTTTTGCCTAATATTGATAATAAAGAATTTTCTGTTATTATTGAGTACTTGCAAAGCCGGAAATATCCCTATACTTCTAAAGGTTTATTTTTAATTTTGGAAAAAACTGTAGAAGAAGGCTGGGTAGATGAAGATTGTCTTTATCATTTTTGCTTGACGCCAGAATTCCTTTACTTGCGTACCTTGTTAGCAGGTGCTGAAATTCGGGCATCCTCAATAGCTTCGTTAGCCCGAATGGTAATTCGTTGTGGAGCAGAGCTTTTCTTTGCACTTTGCAGTGAAGAAAATCGCAATACAATTATTTCAGACGCACAGCGCCAAAAGATCTTAAAATCGTATTTGGATTGTGAGGAGTCTCTAGCTGCCCTCTTACTTCTTGTTCATGATAGCGATGCTGTTTTGCATGAATTTTGTGATGAAGATCTTCAGAAAGTAATTCGCCTTCTTCCTGAAAACTCCCCATATAGTCATGACTTCTTATCAAAATTAAGCTGTTCTCCTCGCCGAGAACAGCTTAGTAAATCCGATCTAATAAGAGATGCTGTGATTGTGCAGGAAAATCAAGATCGGGAATATATAATTCAGGAGGGCGATTCTTTATGGTTAATCGCTCGGAAGTTTGGCATTCCTATGGAGAAGATTATTCAGAGAAATCGATTAACTCATGATCGTTTATTGCCTGGCAAGGTTCTAAAGCTTCCTCCAAAGTCGTCATAG